In the genome of Montipora foliosa isolate CH-2021 chromosome 3, ASM3666993v2, whole genome shotgun sequence, one region contains:
- the LOC137998050 gene encoding protein kinase C iota type-like isoform X1: MAEVTCLPVGMTSVGKNAYPVSTSSAADNATECAEGTTPCVLTGYREKEGQNANSEPVSPSVEEMVPITEGYQHLTLYPPINLKAIFEGTIMVLSMETRITLEKFCDDMREIFKFRNIEVFTVKWLDEEGDPCTISCQEELDEAIRLYELNRDSELVIHLFKGIPEEPGRLCDGETRNIYRRGAKRWRKIHIVNGHSFVAKRFSRLAACAFCSDRIWGLGRQGYKCLECKLVVHKKCHKLIKIQCGQQIHSTGQTIHSSLPPIGAVGTKIPPAEEAPGPKRTRSDSPATRKRGLVSVDYSQASKAKEASSGSNFLISLHDFTLLRVIGRGSYAKVLLVELKKNKRIYAMKVVKKELVNDDEDIDWVQTEKHVFEQASNHPFLVGLHSCFQTSSRLFFVIEFVSGGDLMYHMQRQRRLPEDHARFYSAEISCALNFLHERGVIYRDLKLDNVLLDSDGHVKLTDYGMCKEGLRPGDTTSTFCGTPNYIAPEILRGEDYGISVDWWALGVLMFEMLAGRSPFDVVGGAENPDQNTEDYLFQVILEKPIRIPRSLSVKAASVLKGFLNKNPIERLGCHPQTGFGDITSHVFFRAVDWEQLEARQVPPPFKPRIEDQYGLGNFDPQFTNEPVVLTPDDPKILETIDQSEFEGFEYINPLLMSSEECV; encoded by the exons ATGGCGGAAGTCACTTGTTTACCAGTTGGCATGACGTCAGTCGGCAAGAATGCTTACCCAGTCTCAACTTCTTCCGCCGCCGATAACGCGACTGAATGCGCCGAAG GAACCACGCCATGTGTTCTTACCGGCTACCGTGAAAAAGAGGGACAAAACGCTAATTCAGAGCCTGTCTCGCCAAGTGTGGAAGAAATGGTTCCCATAACAGAAGGATATCAGCACCTCACTTTATATCCACCCATCAacttgaaagcaatttttgaagG CACAATCATGGTACTGTCAATGGAGACTCGGATCACTCTGGAAAAATTCTGCGATGACATGCGAGAGATATTCAAATTTCGCAATATAGAGGTTTTTACGGTGAAATGGCTGGACGAAGAAG GAGATCCTTGTACCATATCATGCCAGGAAGAACTTGATGAAGCTATCAGACTGTATGAGTTAAACAGAGACTCAGAGCTTGTCATACACC TGTTTAAAGGAATACCAGAGGAACCAGGTAGACTGTGTGATGGCGAAACAA GAAATATTTACCGAAGGGGAGCAAAGAGGTGGAGAAAGATTCACATTGTAAATGGTCATTCCTTTGTTGCAAAGAGATTTAGCAGG CTTGCTGCTTGTGCATTCTGCTCAGATAGGATATGGGGTCTTGGAAGACAG GGGTACAAATGTCTGGAATGCAAATTGGTGGTACATAAAAAATGCCACAAGTTGATCAAAATCCAGTGCGGACAACAGATA CACTCAACTGGACAAACGATTCACTCATCCCTACCCCCTATTGGAGCAGTTGGTACAAAAATACCTCCAGCAGAGGAAGCCCCAGGCCCCAAACGCA cgagAAGTGACAGTCCAGCAACTCGTAAGCGTGGCTTGGTTAGTGTGGATTACAGTCAAGCCTCCAAAGCTAAGGAGGCATCATCAGGAAGCAACTTCTTGATCTCTCTTCATGACTTTACACTTCTTCGAGTTATAGGAAGAGGCAGCTATGCTAAAGTACTGCTG GtggaattaaagaaaaataagagaatTTATGCCATGAAGGTTGTCAAGAAAGAACTTGTGAATGATGATGAG GATATTGACTGGGTACAAACAGAAAAGCATGTTTTTGAACAAGCATCTAATCATCCATTTCTGGTTGGACTTCATTCGTGTTTCCAGACATCAAGCAG ACTGTTTTTTGTGATTGAGTTTGTCAGTGGTGGTGACCTGATGTATCATATGCAACGACAACGGCGTCTACCGGAGGATCATGCAAG gTTTTATTCTGCAGAAATATCTTGTGCCCTCAATTTTTTACATGAAAGAG GTGTGATATATCGTGATCTCAAGCTGGATAATGTATTACTTGATTCTGATGGACATGTGAAACTGACAGATTATGGAATGTGTAAA GAAGGTCTTCGTCCTGGGGATACAACAAGTACATTCTGTGGAACACCAAATTATATTGCTCCTGAGATTCTTAGAGGAGAAGATTATG GTATCAGTGTGGATTGGTGGGCCTTGGGAGTTCTGATGTTTGAAATGTTAGCGGGAAGATCACCCTTTGATGTTGTGGGTGGTGCTGAAAATCCTGATCAAAATACAGAAGATTATCTCTTTCAAG TTATTCTAGAAAAGCCAATACGAATTCCTAGGTCATTGTCTGTTAAAGCTGCTTCGGTGCTCAAGGGATTTCTTAATAAG AACCCTATTGAGAGACTGGGCTGTCATCCTCAGACAGGATTTGGGGATATAACATCCCATGTATTTTTCCGTGCAGTAGATTGGGAGCAG TTGGAGGCCCGACAAGTTCCTCCACCATTCAAACCCAGGATTGAAGATCAGTACGGATTGGGAAACTTTGATCCTCAGTTTACTAATGAACCAGTGGTTCTTACTCCGGATGATCC gaaAATACTGGAAACCATTGACCAGTCAGAGTTTGAAGGATTTGAATACATAAATCCATTGCTGATGTCCTCAGAAGAATGTGTATGA
- the LOC137998050 gene encoding protein kinase C iota type-like isoform X2, translating to MPAMNSVDSVNSVVVKAAYNGTIMVLSMETRITLEKFCDDMREIFKFRNIEVFTVKWLDEEGDPCTISCQEELDEAIRLYELNRDSELVIHLFKGIPEEPGRLCDGETRNIYRRGAKRWRKIHIVNGHSFVAKRFSRLAACAFCSDRIWGLGRQGYKCLECKLVVHKKCHKLIKIQCGQQIHSTGQTIHSSLPPIGAVGTKIPPAEEAPGPKRTRSDSPATRKRGLVSVDYSQASKAKEASSGSNFLISLHDFTLLRVIGRGSYAKVLLVELKKNKRIYAMKVVKKELVNDDEDIDWVQTEKHVFEQASNHPFLVGLHSCFQTSSRLFFVIEFVSGGDLMYHMQRQRRLPEDHARFYSAEISCALNFLHERGVIYRDLKLDNVLLDSDGHVKLTDYGMCKEGLRPGDTTSTFCGTPNYIAPEILRGEDYGISVDWWALGVLMFEMLAGRSPFDVVGGAENPDQNTEDYLFQVILEKPIRIPRSLSVKAASVLKGFLNKNPIERLGCHPQTGFGDITSHVFFRAVDWEQLEARQVPPPFKPRIEDQYGLGNFDPQFTNEPVVLTPDDPKILETIDQSEFEGFEYINPLLMSSEECV from the exons ATGCCAGCGATGAATTCTGTGGATTCTGTGAACTCGGTGGTCGTTAAAGCTGCTTATAATGG CACAATCATGGTACTGTCAATGGAGACTCGGATCACTCTGGAAAAATTCTGCGATGACATGCGAGAGATATTCAAATTTCGCAATATAGAGGTTTTTACGGTGAAATGGCTGGACGAAGAAG GAGATCCTTGTACCATATCATGCCAGGAAGAACTTGATGAAGCTATCAGACTGTATGAGTTAAACAGAGACTCAGAGCTTGTCATACACC TGTTTAAAGGAATACCAGAGGAACCAGGTAGACTGTGTGATGGCGAAACAA GAAATATTTACCGAAGGGGAGCAAAGAGGTGGAGAAAGATTCACATTGTAAATGGTCATTCCTTTGTTGCAAAGAGATTTAGCAGG CTTGCTGCTTGTGCATTCTGCTCAGATAGGATATGGGGTCTTGGAAGACAG GGGTACAAATGTCTGGAATGCAAATTGGTGGTACATAAAAAATGCCACAAGTTGATCAAAATCCAGTGCGGACAACAGATA CACTCAACTGGACAAACGATTCACTCATCCCTACCCCCTATTGGAGCAGTTGGTACAAAAATACCTCCAGCAGAGGAAGCCCCAGGCCCCAAACGCA cgagAAGTGACAGTCCAGCAACTCGTAAGCGTGGCTTGGTTAGTGTGGATTACAGTCAAGCCTCCAAAGCTAAGGAGGCATCATCAGGAAGCAACTTCTTGATCTCTCTTCATGACTTTACACTTCTTCGAGTTATAGGAAGAGGCAGCTATGCTAAAGTACTGCTG GtggaattaaagaaaaataagagaatTTATGCCATGAAGGTTGTCAAGAAAGAACTTGTGAATGATGATGAG GATATTGACTGGGTACAAACAGAAAAGCATGTTTTTGAACAAGCATCTAATCATCCATTTCTGGTTGGACTTCATTCGTGTTTCCAGACATCAAGCAG ACTGTTTTTTGTGATTGAGTTTGTCAGTGGTGGTGACCTGATGTATCATATGCAACGACAACGGCGTCTACCGGAGGATCATGCAAG gTTTTATTCTGCAGAAATATCTTGTGCCCTCAATTTTTTACATGAAAGAG GTGTGATATATCGTGATCTCAAGCTGGATAATGTATTACTTGATTCTGATGGACATGTGAAACTGACAGATTATGGAATGTGTAAA GAAGGTCTTCGTCCTGGGGATACAACAAGTACATTCTGTGGAACACCAAATTATATTGCTCCTGAGATTCTTAGAGGAGAAGATTATG GTATCAGTGTGGATTGGTGGGCCTTGGGAGTTCTGATGTTTGAAATGTTAGCGGGAAGATCACCCTTTGATGTTGTGGGTGGTGCTGAAAATCCTGATCAAAATACAGAAGATTATCTCTTTCAAG TTATTCTAGAAAAGCCAATACGAATTCCTAGGTCATTGTCTGTTAAAGCTGCTTCGGTGCTCAAGGGATTTCTTAATAAG AACCCTATTGAGAGACTGGGCTGTCATCCTCAGACAGGATTTGGGGATATAACATCCCATGTATTTTTCCGTGCAGTAGATTGGGAGCAG TTGGAGGCCCGACAAGTTCCTCCACCATTCAAACCCAGGATTGAAGATCAGTACGGATTGGGAAACTTTGATCCTCAGTTTACTAATGAACCAGTGGTTCTTACTCCGGATGATCC gaaAATACTGGAAACCATTGACCAGTCAGAGTTTGAAGGATTTGAATACATAAATCCATTGCTGATGTCCTCAGAAGAATGTGTATGA